Proteins from a genomic interval of Crassostrea angulata isolate pt1a10 chromosome 7, ASM2561291v2, whole genome shotgun sequence:
- the LOC128155634 gene encoding uncharacterized protein LOC128155634 translates to MAASAPKNSLGSPQEHIPTCDKHNLIIDIECEDCGEFICSKCAKTEHKDHDWNTITSAASLRRRQLKEYLCTIRETNVKEMDKKIQNAAKQTEANQNQCDFEVSKLQKHYDRVISKLNELKMSHEKTLRDNLRSNNFETSKEKEDLEMKKKQVLELLKFLEERHSTMSDFSLMDNLRNLASLTLIRDCNIQRGGHLLRYREGMIDEGSLESLMGQTFDLDSIAVEVIEKKSFQYGYKPIYVLEAITEDTYIVGELASEYMYIERVNLRNKEREKLNLNVNDVCVAENGDVYFTNERSKSIERLGTTGSVSTAFSTGPLIPEGICYSKEGGLLVTLRDSERDRYQLGPQNRRLVRHVTPNGDVIREYKYNADGRTRLFTVPYKVRQNYNTDICVVNWTSGDTSELVILTFSGALRSVYRGQDPTKICLLSDVVCDSHCNLLVSDVTYSSIHLLGPDGEFMKFLLTEKEVQHPMSVALYKSTLWVGDIDGRLSVFNYKS, encoded by the coding sequence atgGCGGCCAGTGCTCCGAAAAATTCACTGGGATCTCCGCAGGAGCATATCCCAACGTGTGACAAACACAATTTAATAATAGACATAGAATGTGAGGATTGCGGTGAATTTATTTGTTCCAAATGTGCCAAAACAGAACACAAAGATCACGACTGGAACACCATAACGTCAGCAGCTAGCTTAAGGAGAAGGCAGCTAAAGGAGTATCTGTGTACGATAAGGGAGACGAATGTCAAAGAGATGGACAAGAAGATACAGAACGCAGCCAAACAAACAGAAGCAAACCAAAATCAATGTGATTTTGAGGTTTCAAAGCTTCAGAAACATTATGACAGGGTAATTTCTAAActtaatgaattgaaaatgagCCACGAGAAAACATTGAGAGACAATCTGAGAAGTAATAATTTTGAAACGAGTAAGGAAAAAGAAGATTTGGAAATGAAGAAGAAACAAGTAttagaacttttaaaatttttggaagAGAGGCACTCTACCATGTCTGACTTTAGTTTGATGGACAATCTCAGAAACTTGGCCAGCCTTACTCTGATCAGAGACTGTAATATACAAAGAGGGGGTCATCTACTTAGATACAGAGAAGGAATGATCGACGAGGGGTCCCTGGAGTCTCTGATGGGACAAACATTTGATTTAGATAGCATTGCTGTTGAGGTTATCGAAAAGAAATCATTTCAATATGGATATAAACCGATATATGTCTTAGAGGCAATCACTGAAGACACATACATTGTAGGGGAATTGGCCtcagagtacatgtacattgaacgAGTTAACTTGAGAAATAAGGAGAGAGAAAAATTGAATCTAAATGTAAACGATGTATGTGTAGCTGAAAATGGTGATGTTTATTTCACGAATGAGAGAAGCAAATCCATTGAACGGCTAGGAACAACGGGATCAGTCTCGACAGCATTTAGTACTGGTCCACTAATACCAGAGGGAATATGTTACTCAAAAGAAGGGGGACTGCTGGTCACATTGAGGGATAGTGAGCGAGATAGATATCAACTGGGCCCACAGAACAGACGTTTGGTCAGACACGTGACACCCAATGGTGACGTCATCCGCGAGTATAAATACAACGCAGACGGTCGGACCAGGTTATTTACTGTACCATACAAAGTCAGACAGAATTATAACACTGATATCTGCGTAGTGAACTGGACTAGTGGTGATACAAGTGAATTGGTTATTTTAACTTTCTCCGGAGCCCTGAGGTCCGTCTATCGTGGGCAGGACCCGACCAAGATATGTTTACTATCTGATGTGGTCTGTGACAGTCACTGCAACCTTCTGGTCAGTGACGTCACGTACAGCTCAATTCATCTCCTGGGTCCTGATGGCGAGTTTATGAAGTTCTTACTGACAGAGAAGGAAGTCCAACACCCCATGTCCGTGGCTCTGTACAAATCCACACTGTGGGTGGGAGACATTGATGGACGTCTCTCAGTTTTCAATTACAAATCTTAA